The window TATTTTGAGGCATACTTCTTTATGAGTCCGTCATATGCGCCGCTGCCTTTAGAGCCGCGCGATGCGGCGCGGGAAGAGGATGAGGAACGCGAGCTTTTGCTGACGCTTGAGCTTTTCGCCGACCGGGAGGCGCCGGAACGCGAGCTTTTGCTGACACTTGAACTGCGTCCAGCCTTGGAAGCGGAACTCCTGGCCGCATAGGAACTGCGCCCGGAGCCGGATTTCTGTTTGGTATAGGCTACGTTGCCGTATCCGTGGGTGAAGCTGTGGTCAGGATCGGGTTCATAATAGTGCGGCCCCCAATTATGCGACGGGCTCGCTCCCGCGGAGGAACTGTGTCCGGAGCCGGATTTCTGTTTGGTATATGCCACGCCGCCGTGTCTGGCGGTGAAACTGGCGCAACCGGGACAGGAACCTGCGGAAGCTGTACTAAACGTCCCGTTCCCCGAGGAATTCAGACTGCCCATGCTTCGGGAGCGTCTTGAAAGACTTGCGTCTTTGGCGCTGCCGAGGCCGGTTGACGACAGCACGGAGGCCATTCTGGAACTGCGGCTGGCAGATGCGGCGGTGCTTCTGTCCAGTTTCGCCTTCATCTCCTCGGCGCTGTCGGCCGCCGCGCGCGCCGCGCCGGCGGAAATGCAGAGCGACACGATCACAAGCGTTTTCGTTATTTGCATAGTACGGTTATACGCCGCCAAAGCGCGGTTTTCATGGGCCAAAGGGCCTATTTTCGGCCTGCGCTGCGGAGACTGGCGCGCCGTGGAAATTATATAATGCCGGTATGATAAAGCTGACTGATGTAAACGCGAAACTGCTGAAGGCGCATTATGCCGTGCGCGGCAAGATAGTCTCCCGCGCCCATGATTTGGAATCGCAGGGCAGAAAAATCATCTACTGCAACATCGGAAATCCCCAGGCGCTCAAGCAGAAACCGCTCACTTTCGTGCGCCAGTTGCTGAGTCTGCTGGAATACCCGGAATTGATAGACTCGCCCGGCCTGTCCGGGCTTTTTCCGCCCGACGTGCTGCGCCGCGCGAAGATGATACTGGAAAAAAATCCATCCGGCACCGGGGCGTATTCGCAGAGCGCGGGCATGCCTTTCGTCCGCAAGGCCGTGGCCGATTTCATACACAGGCGCGACAGCATTCCCGCAGATCCTAACCGCATTCTGCTGACCGACGGCGCCAGCAAGGGCGTGCAGGCCGTGTTCACGCTGCTGACAAACCGCGAAAACGACGGGTACATGATTCCCATCCCGCAGTACCCGCTTTACAGCGCGACCATCGCGCTCTACGGCGCGCGGCAGATAAATTATTTCCTGGACGAGGCCAACAACTGGCAGCTAAGCGAAAAGGAACTGGAAGGCAGCATAGAATCCGCGCGCAAAAACGGCGTAAACCCCGTCGCCATCGCGGTCATAAACCCCGGCAACCCGACTGGCGCGGTGCTTTCCAAAGACAATATCGCCATGATAGTCCGCTTCGCCAGGCGGAACCGGCTGGCGATTCTGGCCGACGAGGTGTATCAGGAAAACGTCTATGCCGAAGGGCTGAAATTCCATTCCTTCGCCAGGGTGATGCACGAAATGGGCGAGACAGAAGTTACGCTGTTCAGCTTTCATTCCGTTTCCAAGGGCTTTCTGGGCGAATGCGGGCACCGGGGCGGATATATGGAAGTGCGCAATATGTCAGACGACGTTTACGCCGAACTGGTGAAGCTGCAATCCATCGGGCTATGCTCCAACGTGCCGGGGCAGATTGTTACTTACGCCATGGTCGCGCCGCCGGAAAAGGGCGCGGAAAGCTACGAGCTTTACATCAGGGAGCGCGACGCGATACTATCCGGCCTCAGGGAAAAAGCCGAAATACTTGGCAGGGGCCTCAACGAAATTGAGGGCATGGAAACCTGCATTCCGCAGGGCGCGATGTACGCTTTCGTGCGGTTCCGCCTGCCGCACCCCGAAGGCGCGGACCCGGAGAAAATGCTGCCGGCGCAAAGGCTGGCCTATGAATCCGCGCGGGACTCGGATTACTGCCTGAACCTGCTGGAGGAAACCGGCATCTGCGTGGTGCCGGGGTCGGGTTTCGGACAACTGCCCGGCACGTTGCATTTCCGCACCACATTCCTGCCGCCCAAAGGCGATATTCAGTCGCTTGTGGACAAAATGAAGGCGTTCCACTCCGGTTACGCGAAAAAGTTAAGCCAACCCCGGTAGCGCGCATTTCGCGGACGAAATCAAAAACCCCCGCCAAAAGCGGGGGTTTTTGCAGCCCCGGAATTCTCATTGCCCGCTATTTTGAATTATAGGCAGTTTGAGTGATTGTTCCGCGGGTTACTATTTGTTAGCCTTTTGATGTAGTAGGAGGGGATGATGAAGAAAAACCAGGGATATCACGGCGCGGGCGCGGCTCAGTTTGACGAAACGGTTTTCCCGGCGGAGATGGAATTTATACGCGGCAGGCGGGAACGGATAAATGCCGCATGGCAGCCCGCTTTCAGCGGCGCACAAGAGCGGCGCGCCGTTTCCGGCGGGCAGCAGGCCGCGTCCGCCGCCGGGATGGCAGCCGCATTCTGGAAAACGATTACCGGCTGGGCGGCAGGGCTGCCTGCCCGGCTGCGGCAGGCGGCACGGAGCACACCTGAAATCTGTCCGCGCGAAAATACGCCCGGGGATATATGCGGCATAGCCCTCTCCGGCGGAGGCATACGCTCTGCCACATTCAATCTGGGCGTGCTGCAGGTGCTGGCGCGCGAAAAACTGCTGTGGCGGGCGGATTACTTGTCCACCGTTTCTGGAGGGGGCTACACAGGCTCCTGCCTCAGTTCGCTGCTTAACGATTCCGACCCCGCCGTGTTCGGCAGGGAATTCCCTTTCGCGCACTATCCCGGCGTGGAGGAAAGCCCGGCTTTCAAGCATTTGCGGCTGGGCGGCTCCTACCTTGCGCCAAGAGGCATTGCCAGCGCGGCGAAAATGCCGGCGCTGCTGCTGTGCGGCATACTGTCAAATCTGCTGCTGGTGCTACCTTACGCGCTGCTGTTCATACTGGCGGAATGGGCGCTGTCGCGCGGCGCGATAGCGACAGCCGGCAGGACGCTGGCGGAAAGCGGGCTGGATTTTGCCGCGCTGAAGGCGCTTTGCTCGGATTTCTACAGATGGACGCCCTGGGCGCTGGGATTGTTTCTGGCGGGAGTCCTTATATATCCGCTGGCCAGAAGAAGCGTCTGCGGCTGCTGGCGCGGCAGGAACAGGGCGGAGTATTTCTACGCTTTCCTGCTTATGGCTCTGGCCGGCGTCGCGCTTGCGGAATCTTTTCCCGCCGCCATTCTTGCGGTTAAATACCTCAACATCAAGCTGAGGCAGCTTGGCGTTCCCGAAATAATCGGGGGCTGGAAGGCGCTGGTCCCGGTTCTTTCGCTGCCGGTGCTGGCGCAGCTGGCCGGCGGCAGGGGCGGCGGCGCGGGGAAAATACTGGCCGCGCTGTCCGGGCTTGCGGCGGCGGGGCTGCTTTTTATCTTCGCCGGAAACGTGTTCCTGTTCGGCGGCGGGCCGGCCTGGCTGGGGGAAGCGCTTTCCAACATCGGGCGCGTCTGGACGCCGGCGTTCCTTGCCGGCGCGCCGGGGCCGTTATGCGCCATACCGCTGCTGCTGATCGCGCTTGCGATTTACACGCTGGCGGCGGATGTAAACCACACCTCGCTGCACAGTTTTTACCGCGACCGGCTCAGCAAAGCGTACCTTTTCAGGCGGGGGCCGGGCGGCGCGCCGCTGCATAACGACGGGCAGAAGCTATCCTCGCTCTACGAGCACGGCTGCTGGGCGCCGTATCATCTGATAAACGCCGCGCTGAACCTTCAGCACAGCAGGACCAGCCGCGTGGAGGCGCGCAGAGCGGATTATTTCGTCTTCAGCAGCCTGTTTACCGGAAGCGAAAGCACCGGCTATTGCCCCACCAAGTCAATGGAGGAGGCCGACGCGCATCTGAACCTTGGAACCGCCATGGCGGTTTCCGGCGCCGCCGCCGCGCCGAACATGGGGGATGCGGCATCAAGGCCGCTGGCGCTGCTGCTGACGCTGCTTGACATAAGGCTGGACTACTGGCTGCCCAATCCCGCGCGGCTCAACGCCGGCAGGCCGCCGCGCCTGGGAGTGGGGCCGGCGTATCTGCTGCGGGAATATCTGGGCCGGCTGGACGAGAATTCGCCGTATGTGAACGTCAGCGACGGCGGGCATATAGAGAATCTCGGCATCTACGAACTGCTCCGGCGGCGCTGCCGTTATATAATCGCCTGCGACAGCGAGGCCGACCCGCAGCTCCGCTTCGGCGGGCTGGCCGAGGTGATACGGCAGGCGCGCATAGACTTCGGCATAGAGATAGACATCAACCTGCGGGATATTCGCCGCGACGGCAAGGGCATAAGCCGCCGGCCCTATGCGCTGGGACGGATAAAATACGGCGGCGACGCGGAAGAAGGCTGGCTGCTTTATATCAAGTCCTCGCTTCCCGCGGATATGGACGAATACGTGCGGGAATACTGGCAGCGCAATCCCGCCTTCCCGCATGAAACCACCGCCGACCAGTTCTTTGACGAGGCGCAGTTCGAGGCTTACCGCGCGCTGGGCTACCATATCGCCAGCGCTTTGACAAAAGAATTTTCCCCGGCGGCAGACGGCGGGCCGGACGCGGTGAACGAATGGTTCGCCTCGCTGGCGGGAAAGCTGTATCATCTGCCGTCGGGCGGAGAAGCGGGGAAACCGCCGCAGGCGGAAAGCTGCGCGGGATAAAACAGGAGAAATCTGTGAAAAAGAAACTGATGCTTGGAGCCTTTCTGTTGTCTGCCATAATGCCGTATGCGGCGCGCGCCGCAGAGACTGCGGCCCCTTCCGCGCTTGCGGGCGCGGCGGGAAGCCTTTCGGCGCCGACGGATATAAATCTGGCGTCGCTGTTTGAAAACGTGCGCGAAGGCACGATGATAGCCTTTTCCCCCAACGGGATGACTCTGGCCACAGCCTATGCTCCGCTTGTGGTGCTGCACGACCGGGCCGCCGACGGCTCCGACCCCGTTGAATATGCAAGCCTGGGCGCAGGCTACTGCCTCAACGTGGCAAACACCAAGGCCAGTCCGCTTATAATGATAGGCGTGCGTCCTGACAATCTTCCCGCGCTGCTGAAAAGCTCCCTGCACGGCTCCCTGGGCAAATGGGTCAGGAACAACCTGTCTTTCGCAAAACTGCCCCCGATGGAGATGGGCCTGGCCGGCTCCTGGTACGCCCCGGACCATATCTGGATACTTGGCCTGACCATAGCCGTAAAGCTTGGAAAATGATTGGAATGCTCCGGCGCGGCTATCCGCGGTAACGCTGAAAATTCCGGCGCAAAGTTGTAAACTCTCATAAACCGGCAGGACGTGCAGGAACGCCAGGCCGGCTGCGGCAGTCTATGCACAGAATCTATTTGCGCCGGTTTCTATTCCCTGTCATATGCGCGGCAGCGGTTGCGCTTGGCTGCGCGCGGGAGGCCCGCGCGTTCAATTTCAGCGAGCACCGCGCGCTTGGGGACTCCGCATTTTCCGGTTTCATGGACGGGCTTGTCCGCTCCGGCGAGTTCAAAAGCCGCGATGAGCTGTGCGCGTTTTTTGAAAGCGCCGCCTCCATCAAATGCGCCGGGGACGAGGCGCCGTATTTCATCCCCCTTTCCAATCCGCCCAATTATGCCACTTTCGGGGTGATAAACGGCCTCTCCGGCGATCACGAGGACAACCCCCTGCGCCTGCGCGAGGAACTGATGCACCGCTATTCGGTGATGAATCAGATAATCGCGCTCAACGCCAGGAAAAACGCCATGTTCTCCGACCAGCCATCTTATTCCGAGATAGCGGCCGTAAATCCCAGGTTTCCGTATCTCGCCATAAGGAATTACTCCCACTTTTACAATTACGGCGACGCGCTGGACAAGCAACTCGGCATGGTGGACAAAAACCACCTCCGGCTGCTTGAATCCCCGATGAACGGCAAAAAGGTATTCGCCGAGCTGGAGCGCAGCAACTCGCTGGACACGTACGCGACGCTGCATCTTTTCGCGATGGAAATGGCGGACAAAGCGGGCCGACTGGCCGCATCGGACCCGGAGCGGGGCAAAATTTATCTTTCCTATGCGTTCCTCTACGAGGGATTCTGCGGCCATTTTCTTGAAGACAGCTTCGCCTCCGGGCATATCATAGTGCGCCGCTCGCTTCTGGGCGGGGCCGTCAACAACAAGCCGATGCACGATTTTTACTGCAAGCTGGGCCTCACTGTCATGAACCTCAACGGCGACATCTGGAAAACCTACGGGGACAACATGCTCGCCCGCGTGCCGGACCAGTGGGAAAACGCCGCCTCTTATGACGCCATAGCGGCAAGCACCGACACGCCGCACGCGGCCATGGCGCGCGCCGCCGCGCGCGTCTCGCTGGAGGAGTTGTGGTCCGCCTACCGCGCAGGGCTGCGCGGCGGCAATGCCCCTTCCGTCGCCGAGCGGTTTCCGGACGATGGAGATGACGCCAAGGAAAAATTCCTGCTGGACAATTGCAGGGCGCTGCATTACGTGCCGGTCCCCTACGGCTCGGATCTGAGCCGCTACAATCTGCCGCAGGACAGGATTGAGCAGTTAAACCAGGCCAACGCGCCGCCGCAGAGCCGCAACTTCATACGCTCGCGCGTGGCCAACACGGTAACCGGCTTCTTCGGCACTTACGACGAGGGCGCGGATTACGAAACCAGGGGCGTCCTGGGGCTGCGCCTCAATGTGATGGACTCCTCCAGGTACCACGACATGGCCGACAAAACCGGTTCCGTGGATTACTGGTCCGGCTACACTGCCTCATACCTGGCCGCGCTGGAAAGCGAACTTGCGCCGAACGTGACACGAATCGCCGCCGGCAAGAGTTTTTTCTGGGATATATGGGTTTCCCGGAAGCATTACTTTTCCGTTTACACCTATCTGGAAGCCGGCATCGCCAGAGAGGAAAGCGTGAACCGCCTGGCATTCTCGCCGACGATAGGGATACAGCCGGGGTCGCTGCTGGGGCTGGACAATTACACACTGCCCCGCTGGATATGGACGCCGATGCAGTTCATACTGCCGCTTAAAATTTCCCTGGGCGCCAATTATGTGCCGGGCAGGGCGCCCGGATATACGGTTACGGGCGAGGTTGACCTGCTGTTCTGATATCTGAACTCAAACCGCTCAAAAGGCCTGCGGCACGAGGTCTTTCTCTCCCTGATTTTTTTCCGTTACGCTGACAGGGACATCGAAGCTGCGGCTGTACGAACCATTTTCCCATGACAAATAGCGCAAACTTATAACTGACGCGCCGTGCCGGCGGACCTTCAGCTCCAGCATATATTCGCCATCCTCGCCCTGCTGTCCGCCCTGGAAAGGCCTGAAATCCTCCCGCAGCACAATAAAAGCAGAACGCGTCGCCGGCAGAAGTTTCCATACGCCGGTTTCAGGATTGGACACAAGCGTAACAACAATTACATCGCCCGGTTCCGCGGCTACAGGCTGATTGTTGTCTTCAGCGGCAAGCTCGTGCTTCATGGCCCAACTGCACGGAGAGGCGGCAAGTATTGCGGCAAGCGCGGCCAAGGCAAATTTTCCCATATACCCACTCCTTTAGATTCGCAAGCATTTGCAGGCAAGGACAATCATCCTGCTTCCTGAAACCATTCTAGCGGGAATGCTCATGCGCCGGACAGGGCCAAAAGACCCATCCCCGCCAAACCTTCACGGAAGCAACCCTGATACGACGGTGTTTGCCATGCCGGCGCAATGCTAAAATAGGGCTATGGACAGGATGCGCTCCGCTTTCCGCTCGCTTCGGCATCGCAATTTCCGCCTTTTTATAACGGGGCAGGGCATTTCGCTGGTGGGTACCTGGATGCAGCAGCTGGCCATGAGCTGGCTGGTGTACCGGATGACCGGCTCCGCCTGGCTGCTGGGGGTTGTCAGCTTTCTGAACATGCTGCCCGCCTTTCTTTTCTCGCCGATAGCCGGCGTCCTGGCGGACCGGCACGACAAAAGGAAAATGCTTATCGCGGCGCAGACCGCGGCCATGCTGCAGGCCTTTACGCTGGCCGCGCTGGTGCTGGGCGGCTGGGTGCAGATATGGCATATAGTATTTCTGGGCATGATTCTGGGCTTTGTAAACGCCTTTGACATGCCCATACGCCAGTCCTTCATCGTGGAAATGCTGGGCGGCAAGGAGGATTTGAACAACGCAATCGCGCTGAACTCCTCCATAGTCAACGGCGCGCGCATGGTGGGCCCCGCGCTGGCCGGCCTGGCGGTGGCGGCGGTCGGGGAGGGGTTTTGCTTCCTCCTCAACGCGGTTAGCTTTATAGCCGTGATAATCGCGCTCTACAAAATGGACATCCCCCGCCGCCGCGCCGCGCCGGGGCGCGGCAGCGTCCTGCCGGAGATAATGGCAGGTTTCCAATATCTGCTTGCCACGCCGCCGCTGGCGCATATACTGCTTCTTATGGGAACGGTGAGCCTGTTCGGCATGGCATACCAGGTGCTGATGCCGGTTTATGTGGAACAGGTTCTAAAAGGCGGGCCGGAAACTCTGGGCATTGTGATGGGCGCGGCGGGGGCGGGGGCGTTGTGCGCCGCAGTGGCGCTGGCGGCGCGCAAATCGCCGGGAAAACTACTGCCGGCCATACCCGTCGCGGCGGCGGCCTTCGGCGGGACGCTGATACTGCTTTCTTTAGTCAAAAGCCTGCCGCTGGCGGTCTGCGTCATTGCGCTGCTTGGCTTTGCGATGATGACGCAGATAGCCGCCAGCAATACCATGCTCCAGTCCATTTCCGCCGACGATATGCGCGGGCGGGTGATGGCGTATTACACGATGGCGTTTCTGGGGCTTGCGCCTTTCGGCGGGCTGTATTCCGGCTCCGTGGCGCAGTGGATAGGGGTGCGGGCCGCCTTCGCAATAAGCGGCGCGGCCTGCATGGCAGGAGCATTGATTTTCAGGCTCACCGCCCCGCGCAAACTGCTAGAATAAAACTGCCGTGCGAATACTCCATACCGCCGATTTGCATTTGAAAAACCCCGCCTCGCCCGAAGGGGCGCGGCGGCTTGCCGTCTTGGCGGAGATATGCGCGCTGGCCAGGGATTTCGACGCGCTGGCAATATGCGGAGACCTCTTTGACAGCGCGGCGGAGGCATCCTCACTTGAAACGCAATTGCGCCAGACGTTTGCCCCGCTGGCGGTTCCGGTCCTGATAATCCCCGGCAATCACGATTTCCTGCGCGGGGATGACCCGTTCTCCGGGCGGCTGGATATCGGACAATCCGCCAATGTGCGCATACTGCGCAAGCCCCCGTTTGAGACTTTTCAATTGGGGCCCGCGCTGTTTTACGGTTTTCCGTTTGCCAGATCGGCCTCCTCGTCCGAATTGTTCCGCGAACTTGGCGTCGCGTCCGCGCCTGTCAAAATCGCGCTTATGCACGGCGTCGCCTGCGACCGGGCGGAACTTGCCGGCTGGGCCTACGACCCGGAAAACGCCGAAGAGGGCGGGGAACTGCTTATACGGGACCGCGACCTGGGCGCCGCCGGTTTCTCCGCCGCGCTGCTGGGGCACATACACCGCTTCGCCCAGTGGGACGCGGACGGCTGCCTGGCCTCCTACTGCGGCTCTCCCGATGCGGTGCGCATCACCGAGGACGGCCCGCACACCGTCAATGCCGTAACGGCGGAGG is drawn from Elusimicrobiales bacterium and contains these coding sequences:
- a CDS encoding aminotransferase class I/II-fold pyridoxal phosphate-dependent enzyme translates to MIKLTDVNAKLLKAHYAVRGKIVSRAHDLESQGRKIIYCNIGNPQALKQKPLTFVRQLLSLLEYPELIDSPGLSGLFPPDVLRRAKMILEKNPSGTGAYSQSAGMPFVRKAVADFIHRRDSIPADPNRILLTDGASKGVQAVFTLLTNRENDGYMIPIPQYPLYSATIALYGARQINYFLDEANNWQLSEKELEGSIESARKNGVNPVAIAVINPGNPTGAVLSKDNIAMIVRFARRNRLAILADEVYQENVYAEGLKFHSFARVMHEMGETEVTLFSFHSVSKGFLGECGHRGGYMEVRNMSDDVYAELVKLQSIGLCSNVPGQIVTYAMVAPPEKGAESYELYIRERDAILSGLREKAEILGRGLNEIEGMETCIPQGAMYAFVRFRLPHPEGADPEKMLPAQRLAYESARDSDYCLNLLEETGICVVPGSGFGQLPGTLHFRTTFLPPKGDIQSLVDKMKAFHSGYAKKLSQPR
- a CDS encoding protease inhibitor I42 family protein produces the protein MGKFALAALAAILAASPCSWAMKHELAAEDNNQPVAAEPGDVIVVTLVSNPETGVWKLLPATRSAFIVLREDFRPFQGGQQGEDGEYMLELKVRRHGASVISLRYLSWENGSYSRSFDVPVSVTEKNQGEKDLVPQAF
- a CDS encoding MFS transporter; its protein translation is MDRMRSAFRSLRHRNFRLFITGQGISLVGTWMQQLAMSWLVYRMTGSAWLLGVVSFLNMLPAFLFSPIAGVLADRHDKRKMLIAAQTAAMLQAFTLAALVLGGWVQIWHIVFLGMILGFVNAFDMPIRQSFIVEMLGGKEDLNNAIALNSSIVNGARMVGPALAGLAVAAVGEGFCFLLNAVSFIAVIIALYKMDIPRRRAAPGRGSVLPEIMAGFQYLLATPPLAHILLLMGTVSLFGMAYQVLMPVYVEQVLKGGPETLGIVMGAAGAGALCAAVALAARKSPGKLLPAIPVAAAAFGGTLILLSLVKSLPLAVCVIALLGFAMMTQIAASNTMLQSISADDMRGRVMAYYTMAFLGLAPFGGLYSGSVAQWIGVRAAFAISGAACMAGALIFRLTAPRKLLE
- a CDS encoding metallophosphoesterase: MRILHTADLHLKNPASPEGARRLAVLAEICALARDFDALAICGDLFDSAAEASSLETQLRQTFAPLAVPVLIIPGNHDFLRGDDPFSGRLDIGQSANVRILRKPPFETFQLGPALFYGFPFARSASSSELFRELGVASAPVKIALMHGVACDRAELAGWAYDPENAEEGGELLIRDRDLGAAGFSAALLGHIHRFAQWDADGCLASYCGSPDAVRITEDGPHTVNAVTAEEGNVSLARLPLKSARSARRERIFVFPGDESALADRLDSLARANPPDRLLGIVIEGIADAARVKEAAAAARARWSALPDGGPEISVKAEDTRSRAADMIMFSFLRRARENAAAAQTPAAQDMARRVAFLGWRALTGAGADPDELL